One window of the Anoplolepis gracilipes chromosome 9, ASM4749672v1, whole genome shotgun sequence genome contains the following:
- the Nak gene encoding uncharacterized protein Nak isoform X5: protein MYVNNEHDLNVCKREIQIASNLSGHKNIIGYVDSSITHTGKGVHELLLLMPYCKSQVLQMMNTRLQTGFSESEVLQIFCDVCEAVSRLHHCQTPIIHRDLKVENILLADSGHYVLCDFGSATGKVLNPSVHGAAVVEEEIKKYTTLSYRAPEMVDMYCGKPITTKADIWALGCLLYKLCFFTLPFGESTLAIQSGNFTIPDNSKYSKALHCLIRYMLEPDPDVRPDIYQVSSIAFQIQGKECPVQNLHKVPTPTIEALPCPLMESENIKRSSSVKTPKPAPIATTVEGTSVTPRQRPKGQAVSTGPISLSGQIVGQISGQGNQTQTTPGNSISYVQVSPHVCTPNQNVPFGQPPSQGQPSQSPMISHSPLTQQSPVTVQDKNAFYFDSRQHDTRTNVNEKNLEALFPSSGYPDPFKDDATAMPPPTKIPPPVAPKPGKILPKLSNPSYPSSSKYPPVASLPSKLSISTGPNKATPPTQVTPPALPKPVNKTESLSQNISSSISPPDSPTLSSSRHRRNVSDTSAFNNGHFDVHRAFATETTQFLAPYEASVKPRSEDATTPPELPSDIRPCIATSASHVRVGELSSLMGSEGRSLSADVAAWNPFEDIQPFNQLTEDHIFGAEFDKIRRGSNTSISGVKSRESLVMTYTELPEDPFESAPFSLPTGKKSKIGSKTAAIAGGKSARVPLTQWNNSGLEHGGNVDDEASLITESSPVSPPFVRAPTEDRSKYEKLAFNADEVSSDSDGKRGAKERTRKTRRRVKNVLSRGKRRVAAQHDTNADNSNATNVDYESDDSIGSASDLRAMNDEEEGNDEDGEENDDGNGDKRGKHDETISESVRTCGSSAYHAECESVATHEDDYRMKRPRRQHHYRQQQAQQLPTIDADPIVGHQYGEKPLLLDDELDPESKPEQSHGDPFVRHQYGSKPLLFNNGDSSSDDNNDKSKSLIQNGIWKVENDVFALAPFPRSSSSRKSSDSRESEPKNIDPSNSPRNSPRNSNLVTPISSSPLPAEVVFADVIDSKPTALPLPRPTVLSCKYPKSIVNNKTIYYEEPLSFPRQPNVQISPIKSNPHVGIAEEEKEEEEEQEQENVEKDLFGSSPFSPSGFTNPFNSVQSSYIANIDSTSTQPMSILSPAGSSSSYIDYGNRGLQLQSSHNNVVSDNYYTSHSSNTVASTSKFGKVTVNSAELAAEPSKDLFGSIPFEEFASLKINEQQQRPTSLSLSQSPNYVDNVTLCTTSALPVVSGVVQSPKNTIVHLMPTPPSQPQPPPPPTPTYTIQPTAHTARITVHAVNSVSKVDISCDMISPMSPEPLVVADDDTPKHNKRERSKSDKSKYHLIDENHGDIANVLQATHKVSHKAKSTSHHKKTPKGKKSSTAVTAGFSNLSFEDFPSDENAERQAGRTKVAPFEVIREASEKRFGSLKRRSNPFT, encoded by the exons ATGTATGTCAACAATGAACATGATCTCAATGTATGCAAAAGGGAGATACAAATTGCT agCAACTTGAGTggtcataaaaatatcataggATATGTAGATAGTAGTATAACTCACACTGGCAAAGGAGTACATGAACTTCTGCTTTTAATGCCTTATTGTAAATCCCAAGTTCTTCAAATGATGAATACCAG GTTGCAAACAGGTTTCAGTGAATCAGAAGTTCTACAAATTTTTTGCGACGTTTGCGAAGCTGTGTCTCGGTTGCATCATTGTCAAACTCCCATAATTCATAGAGATCTCAAG GTGGAAAATATATTGCTCGCTGACAGTGGGCATTATGTCCTATGTGATTTTGGGTCCGCGACGGGAAAGGTTCTTAACCCCAGCGTCCATGGCGCCGCGGTAGTTGAGgaggagataaaaaaatataccactTTAAGTTATAGAGCGCCCGAAATGGTTGATATGTACTGTGGAAAACCTATTACTACAAAGGCAGACATATGG GCTTTAGGATGCCTGCTGTATAAACTTTGTTTCTTCACATTACCGTTTGGTGAAAGCACACTTGCTATACAATCTGGAAATTTCACTATACCAGATAATTCAAa ATATAGCAAAGCTCTCCATTGTTTAATTCGGTACATGCTTGAGCCAGACCCTGATGTACGTCCTGACATTTATCAAGTTTCTTCAATTGCATTTCAAATTCAGGGTAAAGAGTGCCCTGTGCAGAATTTGCAT AAAGTCCCTACGCCTACGATAGAGGCGTTACCATGTCCGCTCATGGAATCTGAGAATATTAAAAGGTCGTCATCTGTCAAAACTCCAAAGCCGGCACCTATAGCGACGACGGTCGAGGGTACATCTGTGACGCCGAGACAGAGACCGAAGGGACAAGCTGTTAGCACAGGACCGATCAGTTTGAGCGGTCAAATCGTAGGACAAATATCAGGTCAAGGAAATCAGACGCAAACTACACCGGGAAATTCTATCTCTTATGTCCAA GTATCACCACATGTCTGCACCCCTAATCAGAATGTTCCCTTCGGTCAACCGCCATCACAGGGACAGCCATCTCAGAGCCCGATGATCAGTCATTCTCCTTTAACTCAACAGTCACCTGTTACCGTTCAGGATAagaatgcattttattttgattcgcGGCAACACGATACGAGGACAAATGTCAACGAGAAGAATCTGGAAGCTCTATTTCCATCGTCAG GATATCCAGATCCGTTCAAAGACGACGCGACGGCGATGCCACCACCTACAAAAATACCACCTCCCGTTGCTCCTAAACCTGGCAAAATCCTTCCAAAACTATCTAATCCTAGTTACCCATCGTCATCTAAATATCCGCCAGTCGCTTCATTACCGTCGAAGTTGTCTATTTCAACGGGGCCTAATAAAGCAACTCCACCGACGCAGGTGACACCACCAGCTTTACCGAAACCAGTTAATAAAACGGAAAGCTTGAGTCAAAACATAAGTTCAAGCATATCTCCTCCTGACAGTCCAACATTGTCATCCTCACGACACAGGAGAAATGTCAGTGATACGAGTGCTTTTAATAA tgGCCATTTCGATGTTCACAGAGCGTTTGCGACTGAAACCACTCAATTCTTAGCGCCATACGAGGCTTCGGTTAAGCCGCGTTCCGAGGATGCGACTACACCTCCCGAACTTCCGAGTGATATAAGGCCTTGTATAGCAACTAGTGCCTCGCATGTACGTGTT GGCGAACTTTCGAGCCTAATGGGATCGGAAGGACGATCATTGAGCGCGGATGTGGCCGCGTGGAATCCGTTTGAAGATATACAGCCTTTTAATCAGTTAACAGAAGATCACATTTTTGGTGCTGAGTTTGACAAAATAAGAAGAGGGAGCAATACCAGTATCAGTGGAGTAAAAAGTCGTGAAAGCCTCGTTATGACATATACAGAATTGCCAGAGGATCCCTTTGAATCTGCACCCTTTAGCCTGCCAA caGGAAAGAAGAGTAAAATTGGATCAAAGACTGCTGCTATCGCTGGAG GAAAATCGGCAAGAGTACCTCTAACGCAGTGGAACAATTCCGGGCTCGAACACGGCGGCAACGTGGACGACGAGGCTTCCTTGATCACGGAATCCAGCCCGGTCTCGCCGCCGTTTGTCCGTGCACCCACGGAGGATCGTTCCAAGTACGAGAAGCTGGCGTTCAACGCCGACGAGGTGTCTAGCGATAGCGACGGAAAGAGAGGCGCCAAAGAGCGGACGAGGAAGACGAGGCGGCGAGTGAAGAACGTATTGAGTCGTGGCAAAAGAAGGGTGGCGGCTCAACACGATACAAACGCGGACAACAGTAACGCGACGAACGTGGATTACGAATCGGACGATTCGATCGGCTCGGCCAGCGATCTGCGTGCGATGAACGACGAGGAGGAAGGAAACGATGAGGACGGCGAGGAGAACGACGACGGTAATGGCGACAAGCGCGGCAAGCACGACGAGACCATCTCCGAGAGCGTACGCACGTGCGGCAGTTCCGCGTATCACGCGGAATGCGAATCCGTGGCGACGCACGAGGATGATTATAGGATGAAGAGGCCGAGAAGGCAGCATCACTATCGGCAACAACAGGCGCAACAACTGCCGACCATCGACGCGGATCCGATCGTTGGCCATCAGTACGGCGAGAAACCGCTGCTGCTAGACGACGAATTGGATCCTGAATCCAAGCCGGAACAGTCGCATGGGGATCCTTTTGTGCGACATCAGTACGGCTCTAAACCATTGCTGTTCAACAACGGTGACAGTTCGTCCGACGATAACAACGATAAGTCCAAATCGTTGATTCAAAACGGTATCTGGAAGGTGGAGAACGACGTATTCGCTTTGGCACCATTTCCGCGATCCAGCAGCTCCAGGAAGAGTAGCGACAGTCGTGAGAGCGAGCCCAAAAATATCGATCCGAGCAACAGTCCGAGGAATTCGCCTCGTAATTCGAATCTGGTGACGCCGATCTCCAGTTCACCTTTACCGGCGGAAGTGGTGTTTGCGGATGTAATAGACAGTAAACCGACGGCACTTCCGCTGCCAAGACCTACCGTTTTATCCTGCAAATATCCGAAGAGCATCGTGAATAACAAGACTATCTACTATGAGGAACCGTTATCCTTTCCTCGTCAACCAAATGTTCAAATATCACCAATCAAGAGCAACCCTCACGTCGGCATTGCCGAGGaggaaaaggaagaagaggaagagcaAGAGCAAGAGAACGTCGAAAAGGATCTCTTCGGTTCCTCGCCATTCAGTCCCAGTGGCTTCACCAATCCCTTCAACAGTGTTCAGTCAAGTTATATCGCGAACATCGATTCAACGTCTACTCAACCAATGTCGATTTTAAGTCCGGCAGGCTCTTCTTCTTCCTATATCGATTATGGTAACCGTGGCCTTCAGTTACAATCATCTCACAACAACGTAGTATCGGATAATTATTACACTAGTCATTCTAGTAACACGGTCGCTTCGACATCGAAATTCGGAAAGGTAACGGTGAACTCTGCTGAACTTGCAGCGGAACCTTCCAAGGATCTCTTCGGGTCAATCCCATTCGAGGAGTTCGCCTCGCTGAAGATCAACGAGCAACAGCAGCGTCCAACATCTCTATCGCTGTCGCAGTCGCCCAACTACGTGGATAATGTCACGTTATGCACTACGTCGGCATTACCCGTTGTCAGTGGCGTCGTGCAATCTCCGAAGAATACTATCGTTCACCTGATGCCGACACCACCGTCGCAGCCGcagccaccgccgccgcccaCGCCCACTTATACGATTCAACCGACCGCGCACACCGCCAGGATCACCGTGCACGCGGTCAACAGTGTTTCCAAAGTAGACATTTCGTGCGACATGATATCGCCCATGTCGCCCGAGCCTCTGGTCGTCGCGGACGATGACACACCTAAGCATAATAAGAGGGAGAGATCCAAGTCGGACAAATCCAAGTATCATCTGATTGACGAGAATCACGGTGACATCGCCAACGTGTTACAGGCGACCCACAAAGTTTCCCACAAGGCCAAGTCGACGAGCCACCATAAGAAAACACCCAAAGGCAAGAAGAGCAGTACGGCTGTGACTGCTGGTTTCAGCAACTTGAGCTTCGAGGATTTTCCTAGTGATGAGAATGCAGAAAGGCAAGCGGGACGTACGAAGGTCGCGCCCTTCGAGGTGATCCGCGAAGCGTCGGAGAAACGATTCGGATCGTTGAAGAGGCGGAGCAATCCGTTCACCTGA